Part of the Kitasatospora sp. NBC_00374 genome is shown below.
CCCCCGATGACCAGCAACCAGGCCGACCAGGCCGACCAGGCGGACCACGCCGACGGCGGGGCCGCCGACTGGGACAGCCTCGACTACGGGCCCTGGGAGGAGGTGGTGCTGCCGCGCACGCCCCCGACCGAGGAGATCCGCGAGCGGCTCGACCTGCCGCGCAGCATCCGGCCGATCGACGACGACGCGGTCACCCAGCAGCCGGTCTTCGACCCGGCCCTGGCCGGCTACTCCCGGGCGCTGCGGCCCAGCGAGCCCGCCTTCGCGGACCCTGAGGTCGCCGAGCGCTGGCTCCGGGCCCGCCGGGAGGCGCTGAACACCGTGCTGTCCGCCGTCGCCGGGTCCGCCTGGGCCGACCACCTGGTGCTGCGCGGCAGCGTCCTGCTCCGCGCGTGGTACGGCGAGGCGGCCCGGGAGCCGGGCGACCTCGACTTCGTGGTGCGGCCCGAGGACTGGGAGCTGGAGGACGAGCGCACCGACCGGATGATCGGAGAGATCGCGGCGGGCGCGGAGCGGCTCTCCGGCCGGGTCCGGCTGCACGCCGACCGGGCCGCCGCCGACGAGATCTGGACCTACAGCCGGGTGCCGGGCCGCCGCCTGGTGCTGCCCTGGAGCGCCCCGGGCCTGCCCGGAGGCACCGTCCAGCTCGACTTCGTCTTCACCGAGCACCTCCCGGCCGAGCCCGCACCGGCCGAACTCCCGGGCGTCAGCGGTGCACTGACGGCGGCGACGCGTGAGCTGTCGCTGGCCTGGAAGGTCCTCTGGCTGGTGTCGGACAACCACCCGCAGGGCAAGGACCTCTACGACGCCGTCCTGCTCGCCGACTCCACCGAGGTGTCGTACGACCTGCTGCGGGAGGTGTTCCTGCTGGCCGACGAGAGCTGGGGCGGCTGGCCCGTGGTGCCCGGCCAGCTCGCCGAACTCGAGGTCGACTGGGACGAG
Proteins encoded:
- a CDS encoding nucleotidyl transferase AbiEii/AbiGii toxin family protein, with translation MTSNQADQADQADHADGGAADWDSLDYGPWEEVVLPRTPPTEEIRERLDLPRSIRPIDDDAVTQQPVFDPALAGYSRALRPSEPAFADPEVAERWLRARREALNTVLSAVAGSAWADHLVLRGSVLLRAWYGEAAREPGDLDFVVRPEDWELEDERTDRMIGEIAAGAERLSGRVRLHADRAAADEIWTYSRVPGRRLVLPWSAPGLPGGTVQLDFVFTEHLPAEPAPAELPGVSGALTAATRELSLAWKVLWLVSDNHPQGKDLYDAVLLADSTEVSYDLLREVFLLADESWGGWPVVPGQLAELEVDWDEFRKDYPYLADSCAELPARLAAALAPTFGGRTEYTLRAHWLTPLIEELRAVLAESGMDEAQQRLARRYPQDADWLVVTAELLDGDLERAHDVVAGRFGESEYRLQRVRRAADGLAAARAGG